The nucleotide window AGCGTGACCGTGCGGCGGCTGCTGAGCCACACGGCCGGCGTGGGGATCGGCGCCGTCCCCTGGTTCCGCGCGGATTCGGCGGCGCCGTCGCTGCTGGAGGTGCTGGACGGGCGCGCGGGAGACCGGGGCCCCCTGCGCATCGAAGCGGCGCCGGGGGCGGCGTGGCGATACTCCGGCGGCGGCTACACGCTGCTGCAGCTGGTGATGGAAGACGTGACGGGCGAGCGCTTCGAGGCGTGGATGGAGCGCGCCGTCCTCCGGCCGCTGGGGATGCGCGAGAGCACGTTCGGCACGGCGCGGCCGGGCGCGGCGGTGGGATACGACGAGGCGGGGAATCCCGTGCCCGCCTACCGCTTCGTGGGTACCTCCGCCGGCGGCCTGTGGACCAGCGCGGACGATTTCGCACGGCTGATGCGCGCATACGCCCGTGCATGGAGCGGCACGGACCGGCGCGTGATCGGCCGCGCGGAACTGGACCAGGTCGCACGGCCGATGGCGGCCGTGACGCTGGAGGGTGTGTCCGGCGCCACGTACGGCCTGGGACACGGCACCCACCGTGCGCCCGACGGGCGGACGTACGTCTACCACAGCGGCGGAAATCCCGGCGCGCGCGCCTACTTCATCGTGTCGCCGGACCGCGGCGACGGGGTGTTCGTCGCCACCAACTCCGACAACGGCGTGCCCGTGATCACCCGCGTGCTCCAGATCTGGGGAGACGCGCACGGCGGTGGGCTGCCGCCGCTGTTCTGACGGGTGGGATCCGGCGCTCTCGTCCCGCGCCGATCACCCACCCGGCAGGATCGCGCCCGGCGTCTTCCCGGATCGTATCAACGGATCCGCTCGCGGGTGGTGTCGGCGCTCACGAGCCGCATCCGGCCGCCGCGATACTCGTGTCTCTGGTGGATGGAGACCGAGACGTCCCGCGAGCTCAGCGCGCTGCTGTACTCCCAGCTCTCGCCCTGCGTGGGGACCCATCTCCCGCCGCGCCAGCACCACTCCATGTACGAGTGGGTTCCCGCGCCCATCTTCCACGAGCTCCGCGTGCACGAGGTCCCGGCCACGTGGCGGATGTTGCCTCCCTCGCTGAGCACGGTGTCCTTCTCGAACCGGCCGCGCCGCGGGTCGTAGCGGAAGACGTCGAACATCCGCCCGCCCGAGCCGAAGAACGTCATCACCCGCACGTCGGTCCAGCCGTCGCCGTTCAGGTCCTCGCCCTCGAGGATGGTGCCGCCGGCGTAGGGTGGCTCGGCCTCCCCCGGCTCCTCGCCGATCGACAGGGTATCGGACGCGGACACGGCTGTGGGCGGATCGTGGACGAGCACCCTGGCGGGGATACCGTACGTGTCCGCCTGCAGCACCAGCCGCGCCGGATGCCCGTCGCGCAGCGCACAGAGGAACGCCAAGCCGTGGCTGAGGTCCTCGTGACCGACGCTCCCGTCCGGATTCTCCGCACGAGGCCGATCGTCGGAGCCGTCCGCGCGGCGGCAGCGGTCCTCAGGCTGGCGCGGCTCCCTCCAGCGCAGGGCGGTGTCGCGGGCAGGTGCGGAAGGAGCGGTAACGGAGTCGACGGTGGCGACAGTCCCGGCGGCGCGGGCGGGAGCCTGCTCCGCGCGGCCGCAGCCGCCAGCCGCCATCGCCGCGACGATGATCGCGAGCGCCAGGAGTGCGGGGCGAAGCACCAGACCATTCATCTGCGGAATCGTGGAAAAGTCGGGCGGATGCATGGCGTCGGAAAATCCGGCCGCGGACGGTTTCGACGCTCGTCCCTCGTCATCTTGTACCATCAAGGTTGACACAATCATCTCGCTTGATGTAACATTTCAAGTGGTACATCCAACGCCTGCAAGAGAGGCCGCGATGTTCAAGATCTGGTTTTCGAACGAGCCGGAGCCGCCCGCACCGCAGGGTGCACCGGCACGGCGAGGTGCCCTGGTCTTCGGCGACGACGTCCGCGAGGCGCTCGCCCGGACCCGCGACGCGGCCATCTCCCTGGGCCATGGGCAGGTCACCACCACGCACCAGGTGCTCGGCATCGTGGCGGACGCGCGCTGCGAGGGCGCGCGGGCGCTGGCCGCGGCGGGTGTCGACGCCGACGAGCTACGGCGGCGGCTGACCTCCG belongs to Longimicrobium sp. and includes:
- a CDS encoding serine hydrolase domain-containing protein yields the protein MRTPALLLGAAVATAAQPLAAQPGALVARIDSAVPALLREANAPGAAVAMVEGGRIVLARGYGVANVATGARFTARTPLNVASVSKAVTALGAMRLWREGRLPLDAPVNSLARRWRLPDGAAPAESVTVRRLLSHTAGVGIGAVPWFRADSAAPSLLEVLDGRAGDRGPLRIEAAPGAAWRYSGGGYTLLQLVMEDVTGERFEAWMERAVLRPLGMRESTFGTARPGAAVGYDEAGNPVPAYRFVGTSAGGLWTSADDFARLMRAYARAWSGTDRRVIGRAELDQVARPMAAVTLEGVSGATYGLGHGTHRAPDGRTYVYHSGGNPGARAYFIVSPDRGDGVFVATNSDNGVPVITRVLQIWGDAHGGGLPPLF